A stretch of DNA from Eschrichtius robustus isolate mEscRob2 chromosome 12, mEscRob2.pri, whole genome shotgun sequence:
agagggagtgagcgcacgtccttcaactccaccatcttgaaccaatctgagTGGATGGTGTTTAAGGCCATGTGCCTGGATGTGAGGCGGAAGGTGGACAGAGGATGGCAGCAGTCAGGACTGAGCCCTGGAACACTCCACTGGGTGGAGGTAGGGAAGATGAAGCAGAACCAGCAGAGGAACTGAGCAGGAGCAGCCAGAGAGGTGGGAGGAAGCTGAGAGAGTGTGGGCACTTAGGAGCCAAGGGGAGCAAGCATCAAATGCTGCCGAGGAGGTGAGAGTAGAGAATAAACTGCAGTTTGCAGGTCTCTGAGGACCCCAACGAGGGCATTTTTATGGAGAGAGGGACAAGCTCAACTATAGTGGGTAGAAAAGAGAGTGAGAGGTGAAGAACTGGAGAGGGCATGTGTAGACAACCTTTTAAACACTGCCATATAATGTAAATAAAGTGAAGAGACAACTCTCAAAGGTACAGCACTATAAATGTTAAAATCTGTAGACACCTGTACAACTGtcacccagatcaagatatagaatatcaCCAGCCACTCCAGGAGGCCACTTTTTGTCCCCTCCAGTTGATATCCCCAAAAGTAAccaccatttttatttctatcaccAAGGATACCTTTTGTTTGTTGAATGTACACAGGTTTTGAGAGATTTTGTTGATGGTTGGGCTCAGGTTTTATAGGCagataatgttcttttttttctttttttttttttggctgtgttgggtcttcattgctgcggtgagcgggggctactctttgttgcagtgcacaggctttgcggtggcttctcttgttgtggagcacgggctctaggcgcgcgggcttcagtagttgtggcatgcaggctcagtagttgtggctcatgggctctagagtgcaggctcagtagttgtggtgcacgggcttagttgctccgtggcatgtgggatcttcccagaccagggatcgaacctgtgtcccctgcattggcaggtggattcttaaccgctgaacgaccagggaagtccctaggcagATAATGTTCTAATGGGAGTGGGCAGCTGGAGTTCAGACTCTGTGGGGTAGCAGGTCATGGGCCCAGTTTTCCTGGGTTCTGTGCTTGCTCTGTCTCCAAGGACTGCATGACCAAGacttccttgagcctcagtttccctatctgaaGCTTGATCCTTCTCCCCTCACACCTCCTTTGAATTCTAGTAATAAATAGGGGAATTCATTGGGAGCAGTGGAAAAAATGGAGTTTTCCAGGCCTCTTGATGACTGTAGAGTCTAGAGCTCAGTCaccagggctgggcagggctaGAATCTTGGAGGCCCAGCTTTGTTTGAGCAACTGACCTGGCAACGGGGTGGGCCTGACAATCACTTCTGGTTTTCTGTAGTCTCCTCTGCTGTCTGTATCTTCAGGCCACTATGGTGCTGCTCAGGCCCCTGGTGCTTCTTCTTGCTCTGGTTGTCTCTGGTGAGGAGCTGGTGGGTGGGGGAACTCCAGCTCTCACCCCCTGACTCCACAGTGGAGTCCTGATCCCTCTCAGATAAGCTACCATGGAggacaggggctggggggagccaGGAAAGGGCAAAGATCTGTATCCCCGACCCTCATTCCTTATCTTGGCTGCTTCCTCGACCAAGTTCTCACTCCCAGTCTGTGAAATGAGCTGACCCATGGCTGGATGTGGGGGACAAGGAAGGACTTTGGCTGCTTGTCTCCAGGATGTGGCCAGGCCCTAAGGCAGAAAGGAGGGACTCTGATTGTGTATATGGTTCCATGAGAATGGGGGCCTCCAGCCTGAATCGTCTCTTCCTCACAGACCTCCACTGCCTGCCCTGGTTCATAAATGTCTCTGAGAGCCAGGGACCTGGCACCATCCTTCAGTCTTTCTCCTTCAACTGCTCTTCACACACACCCACCCTGGAGTTGCTCCATGTGCAGCCACCCACCACCTTCTTCAACCCACCTAGCCTAACTAGATGGCAGGGGATCTATGTGGGCAAGGTAGGGTCATGGGCACAACTGGGGACCATGGGGGACCAAGGACAGACCCTAAATTCACAAAGCCAGAGGTGGCGTAGGGGGATGGAGATCCTAGGCCCCACATGGCACTGCCCACCTGCCACAGATGACCTTGAGCAGCTCGGCCCGGCTGGATGCCCTGACAGTGAACCACTATGAGCTGCAGCTGCGGTTCACATGTGGCAACCATGTGATGGAGGGACCACTCTCTGTGGATGTGCAGCGGGACCCTGGTCGTATCCAGTGTGCTGGTCGATTTGCCAGCCCAGGTGAGGCCAGGGACAGCaggcagggggtgtgggcagGCATAACCTGAACAGAACACCCAATGACCTCCCCTCTGGCCAGCTGGGGAAATCATTCAGGTGCCAGAAACTGTCACACCTGGGACCCGGCTGTACACTCTGCTGCTCCCAGGCCAGGGAGCCCAGGTGAGCCCTGCACatgggcagtggtggtggtggtggggggtagGATGGAGGGTcggggggagatggggagaccAAGCCCAGCCCCTGTCTGGCCAAGCATAGCCTGCAGAAGGATTCTTTAGTCTACAGCTGAGCCTCAGCAATGATGCATATTCTTGGAGAGAGCCACTGAGGGCTGCCCACCCCCCAATGACTATGGTTGTTCCCATAGGGACATCTCAGGGGCTGAGTTCTTCTTTAAAGTTCTTCTGTGTGTTCTGAATTCTCCATGAAATTTCTGTATAATTTTTGCAATCCCCAAAAGAAAtctagtttaaaaacaaaataattagttTAAAAGCAGAGAGGATTGAGGATCAGGGCTGGGGGGAGCCCAGGCTAGAGTGGCAGTGGCAGGGTATGGGAGAGTTGAGAGTGGGCAGGTACCTGCTGGGTTGTTGGGGGACTTTGACAGGGATGTTTGGGGCACTGAGGGTTGGGGAAGGGGCCTCCAGCATCTCTGTCCTGTCAGATGAGCATCACCAGTGCCCAGGATCCGCCATACTTCCCTGGACCTTTCTCTATCAATGGGCAGGGTTGGCTGCAGGCACCATCCCAGGGCCTCAAAGGCCAGGCTCAAAAGGTGAGCATGACTTGGGACCTGGAGATATCCGTGAATTGGGCATAAAATGGGCAGAGCCACTACCTCCTGGAGGTTTGTTTGTTCCTGACCTCCTGAATCATGCTGCCTTTTCCAGACATAGCCCACACCTGTACCTGCTGCCCCATGCTGGCTGTACTCCCACCTTGGCCTGATTCTGTGCTGGGCTCTGGAGTTCTAGAAAGAAGAGGGATCCCTGGCTCCAGGAGCCCATGGTGCCCCTTACAGAAAGGAGAAAGTTCTGAGCAGTCACACAGGAAGTGAAAGCTCTGGGTACAGTGCCTAGTGTAGTCTGGAGGaggttagagaagttccttctttAAAACTTCCATGTCTTAGTGACTGACTCTTAGCAACTCTAAGATGATAATTCACATTGTGAATGATTCAGATATTACTCTTTTGGGGGCTGTATGCATCCTAAGAGAAGGACTTATGACCCAGAAGAGTGAGACACAAAGGAATATCTGTCAACAGAGTGACAGGTCATAGGGAGGAGTGAGTGTCGGGGTTCCTTGTGGAGGTCCTGAGGTGGCGCTGCCTATTTGAAGGGACGACTGGGCACAGATATACAGGTAGACACACACCGTGGTTCCCTTCTTGTTTTGTGTGCACCGCAGGTCTTCCAGCTTCAGATCCTGGTGACCTTTGGACAAGGCCGAAGCTGCTGTGGGACGCTGACAGTGAAAGTTTTGCCTGCTCCCTCCAGCCAGGTCTCCTTCCTGTAAGGCTCCCCTACCCTGGGAACAGTGGGGAAGGCAGGACCTAGCCCCAGGGAATTAGGAGTAGGGTTAAGGTGTGGGGCTGCTGGAGCATCCCCAGCTGGCTCCTGTACCACGGAAGACCCAGGGGAGGGGTCCGCAGACCCCGCCAGGGTGGCGGGAGAAAGTAGGAGCCAGTGCCCCCATTTTGGTCCAGGCAGCAAGCCCAGAATATCACCATCCCGGAGAACCTGGTCCCCGGAAGTAAGGTGGTTCAGGTCCAGGCCCGGGGCTTCAATGTGCGCTACGAAATCCTCTCCCCAGTGCCCTGCCGGCTCTTCTCCATCGGACGCGGTGAGGGGCATGGAGGGCGGGTAAGGGGATGCCTCTGCGGCTGGTCTAGAAGCGACCCGCACTACCTCCTCGCTCTCTTGAGAAACGAGCCTGGTGCCGAGGCAGAAACTGGGGCGAGGTCGCGTTTGGGGGCCCGAAGTTAGAAGCGAGCCTTGGAGGAGGTGGCCAAGTGGTCAGTCTCTGCGCCCTCCCCCGCCGGCGGATCCGTGGGAGGGTGGGAACTGGACtgagctgggggcggggccgaACTCTGCGTCCCCCGCCCTCCCAACCCGCCTAGTCGACGGAGTGGTCCGGACAACCTCGCCCCTGGAGCTGGCGCAAGCCCCAGACGCCGCGGTCACTAGGCTGCGGGTGAAGGCCTTTGAGCGGCTCCGGCCGTGGGCCAGCGCCGAGCTTGATTTCAGGGTGGACGTGCAGTCAGTCAACCGCTGGCCCCCGCGCTGCACACCAGCGCTGCTGGTGTGAGTATATGGGAGCCTTACCTTGGCTATTGGGTAGAGCCATGGTTCGCCGCCCAGCCCCAGCTCCCGCCCTGccgccctgccctctgctcccAGGACTCAAATCCCCGAGACCACGCCTGTGGGCACCGTGCTGAATACCTTCACTTGCACTGACCCGGACTCTCCTGGCTCCACCCTGGACTACCAGCTGCTGTTCCACAGCCCTGCTGGCGCAGCCAGCCTCTGCCTTCAAGACAGAGTCCTGGAGGTGCCCAGTCCCCGACCCCAGACCCATGTGCAGAGTGCTTGGACGGGAAGCGGGGTGGGCCAATGGTCTGCGGGAGCCGAGACCATGAGGGTGAAGGAGATGGTGGTGGAGCCAACCTGCTTCACAGTCTGGAAAACGGAGGGTCAGGGTAGGCTATCTGTGAGTAACCTGGCCTGAGGCAGCCCAGTGTGGCTCAAGGCTCTCCCAGGCCTTGGCTGGGCGTCACCCTCTGGCCCCTCTGGCTAGGTGAATGCCACACTGGACTGTGACACTCCTGGCGCCTGCTTTCATCATGCAGCTTCCATCCTGGTGCTTGATAGTGGTCAGCCTCTGATGACCAGTGAGTGACCATGCCCAGGCCTGGACATTCAGGACCGGGTTCTTCTACACCCTTCTTCCTATCCTCAGGATGAGGTCATCTCTCCTCCCTCGGAAACCAATAGGGCAGGGTTGTCTCCACCAAAGACCCCTGGCAGAGGCACATTTCTCCTCTCTGAGACTCCTTGGCAGGGGAGGGCTATTGCCCTTCCTCCTTCCAGAGCCTCTACCTCCTTAAGctgccagggcagggctgggcaacCCAGGCCAGCTCCCTGACTGCCAAATGGCTTCCAGCTGAGGTGCCAGTACTGGTGATGGTGACACCTGTCAACGAGTTCTCCCCAGCCTGTGTCCCACGCACATTCCGGGTTCGTGAGGATGCAGGGCCCCACGCTCTTCTGGGCTCTGTGGTGGGCAAGGACATGGATTACCCGCACGACAGCATTGAGTACTCCACCCCTGGCGGGTCTGCCACTTTTGCTGTGGACCGTCTCAGCGGTACTCCCACCCCAGGGCTGGGATGGAGGGGCGAAGCCAGAGTTGACTCTGCAAGCTGAGGCAGTGGCCACCCCTTCTAGGGGAGGTTCGCCTCCTGGGGCCTTTGGACTATGAGCTGCAGAAGTTGCACAGGCTCACTGTCCTGCTGACTGACCATAGCCAAGACCAGGACCCCACCTGCCACCGCTCAGGCTCTTGCACCATTACCATTGAGGTGGAGGTAATTGAGCCCCGAAGCCttggaaagaattggaaagagtTCATATCTCCCTCTGGCCTTCTGCTTTTCCACTCTGCCTCAGGTTCCTCCGCTGGTTGGCTGGAGAGGGGTGGGGCCTCATTGTGGAAAGCTTTGGAACCTGTTGCCTGTTACCGAGGTTCTGGCTGTGGTGGGAGGAGGCTGAGGGGCTGGCCTGGGGGTTTGGGAGTGGGTGATCTGACTACCTGCCTGCAGGATGTGAACGACCATGCCCCCGAGTGTGAGCCCCCATTTCAGGAGCTCACCATCCACACTCACCTGGGCCGCAGCATGGAGGTGACCAGGGTGTCATGTCAGGTGCCCCAAGAGCCACAGCGCCTGGCTTTCTCCTACAGCATTGTGGGAGGTGAGGGCCAAGGGGACCACTGGGCTGTGGGGGAGAGGCAGGCCAGCAATGGTCCCCTTCTTCTGCCACTCTGTTTTCAGGGAATAGTCGGAGCCAATTCAGCCTGCAAGGAGCTGTCCTGGTGCACAACGACCTCATGTTGGGGCCCTCCTGGCCAGAGCAGCCCCATACTTATGAGCTATTGATCCGTGTGGCCGATGCAggtccctccaccccccacctcagCACCACAGCCACTGTCATTGTGCATCTAGTTCCCTGGAGGGCCAGCACAGTGGCCACCAGCACCCACAGAGCCACAGTGAGGGGGGTCCTCAGGCCCTTGGTGGGTGGGAAGAAAGGATCTTGGAGGATGCAGGGACCTAGTTTTCCAGGTGGAACAGTGGGGGAAGGCATTTCGGAGGGAACTGCTGAGTGCAAAGAGCCTGGCAATACAGAAGAGAAATCTGGGGTGTGGGGTGGCCCAGCCCTTGGAGGGTTTTGAAGGCTGGATGATCAGGGCATTTTGGCAGGGCAGTGGTGAAGCTGTGGCCCCATTTCAGGTGACTTCAATGATGACACCCCTGCTTGTGACAGACACGGAGGCTTTCTGGCAGCCGGAGCCCTGGTTTGTGGTGGTGCTGACAGTGACCAGTGCGCTTCTCCTCTTGGCTCTGGGCTGGCTCCTCAGCAGGCTCCTGCGGGGGTAGGGTTGCTATCCCTGTACTGACTGCCTCCCCCCAGCCCACTAATGGATCGCATCTGTGATAGCTGGTTTTACCCAAGATTGCCCAAGTTGATGAGCAGACAAACTGATATTCAGGAGGACTGCCCTCCTTCCAGTGGTCATCAGGTTAGAGGCAGAGATACACTGGGAGAAAGTTGTCTCCATCGCTGGCAGAACCCAGTCTTGGAATGAGACGAGGCCCAGGGCTTTAGAATCTGAGTCTGTCATGCACTGGGCATTTACCCCTATTTCTGACCCCTGCCCTCCATTTGAAACCTGACCTTCCCCTAAGACTCTGAGTTTCTTGTGAGCACAGGACTGAACCCAGGGGTAGGTGGGAGTAACAATGTGGGCACTGCATACAGACATAGGCTATCCCCAATAAAAGGGGCAGATGAATGGTGCTGGTTTCTGGAGCCAGCAGGTCTGCTGCTCTCACTGCTTGGTCCCTCCTCCTGGCATTTTAGGTTGGCCCAGGTGCTACAGGCACCAAGCAAATCAACCCAGGCTCTACTGCTAAACAGGTAAGCCTCCTTTGCATACCTCTATGCCTGGAAGTCCATCTCTTAAACTCAGGCTGGGGCCCAGAGCCCTATCCTGTACTCCAGCTCCTACTTTGCCCCAGTATCCAGGGAACTGAGGGGTCCGTTGAGAGGTTCATGGAGGCACCGAGGATGGAGACACCCCAGGCACCCAGCAGTGTCATGAGCCTGGTATGTCAACCTACCATCCTGTGCAGTGGGCACTGAGGCTGCTTCAGAGTGCTCCCCTGCCAAGCCTGCCCCCTTTCCCATGGATGGCTGTCCCTGTGGGAGGGCCCATACCAGCACCATCAGCATGGaggaggcaggtgggctcctGACCCTTCTGGGGGCAGGCCTCCACCTGCTCCCCATGGGCAGGGTTCAACTCATTGCACCCTCTCATTCTTCACCTCAGCAGCATTTTGATGGCAGAGCACAGGACCCCCGTGAGTCCCGCTCTTTCCAAACCATTCTCTACTTGGGCCCACTTTCTTTCCATACCCCATTTCAATCTCTGCCTCCCACCAGGCATCCACTATCTACTGTTTCCCTGAATGGGGTCTCTTCTCACCCCCACTCACCCCTCAGCCAGTGTTTGCCAATCACCTGGGGAACCTGATCTAGTTCCTGCCCatgggggaaagggaggaaggtGGTGAGGGAAGAGGCCCCCAAATGCTCCACTGTCACCATGAATTATAGCAGAGTAATCTGGCACTGGGCTTAGGGGAGCTGGTGTCCAGTTTTGGGGAACCATGGATGCTTCCTGTGCATTTGAGCCAGACCTCAAATGATGTgctgagaaaggagggaggggacaaGCTGGATCAAGCAGAAGGGAGGGGGTCACACCAAGGGTCCTGGAATACCTTTCCCTGCCCTTAGGGGAGGGAGGCAGTTCTGCTGAAGCCAGCAataccctccctctcccctgacCATCTGAGCTCAGGTACAGGCAGAGATTACCTGTTCAACACGCACACAGGAGCCCGGCGCTGGCTCTGAGGCCAAGAAGCTGCATCATATTTGTGGAATTTCTTCTTCACATGATTATGTGTTTTCAAGTTGATtcaataataaacaaaattaCAAACAGAAGAGTCCTAGCCTTGTAACCTACATGTGGGGGAAGCTCTGAGATCTGTGCTTCCTTGTTCTCACTTGGAGAATGCCCTGTCTTGTGGGAACATTGTGGGAGTAGtaaggttatttttcttttaagaaggcATTGTACAATGCTCTGACATGTAAGAAGCTGTTATCCTTGCCAGTGACTGAGGGGGACTGAGGGGGCCTCCAGTTGGCCTGTCCCCTCAGAGGACACCTGCTCTGGCAGATGGGAAGGGCCCAAGAGCTTCCTTTTCCCACTGAAAGGAGGGCATTGTTCGTTTGAGAGCCCCACCAACTTCCAGGGCAGTTTGCCGACTGTATGTGGAGGTTTTCTTGAAAAGGATCTGGAGCTTTTGCATTGAGGTGAGGGTTGGTGCAGACTTGAGCACCCTGTGGCATGGGTGGCCATGGAGGGATTGAGAGTAGCCCCCTTTTGAGCAGGTGTTCCCATTTCCTCCTGATCTGTTTCTTCTAGTTCCAGGGCCCTCTGTCCTCCCTGTGCTGAGCTGAGCTGCTGCACATGGCGAGGTGGCCTACAGTAGCCTGCTGCAGGGTGGGTTCTGTTGGGTGCAGTGCTAGCTCACTCCCCATACCCAGCCTGGCATCAGGTCTCAGGTTACTGCCAGCTCTCCCAGAGGACCTGCTGTCTTGGTGGAGGCTACCTTTACTGTGGTGTCCCCAAGTTCTCTCAATCTTCTCCCCTCTGTCAAGTCTGTGGACTTGAACCATCTTAGGGTACCAGAGGACCTCCCTTACTGAGCCAGTTATGGTACCCCAGGTGGAGGAAGAAGCTGAGTGCCTTCTGTGGGAAAAATATGTTTCACGGTGCTTCCAATAAAGTGAGGGTGTTAGAACTGGCCTCAGGGCCAGCAACTTGACAGCAGGCCCTTACTGGAAGGGGTTGCAGGTGGATTTTTCCTGAGCACTTTACCCTGCTCTAAGGGCTTATTAAATCCTCATCTCTAAGGAGCTTGATTGTTATCCTCATTCCACAGGTGGGGCAACCAAGCCTCAATAGTCACAAAACTAGCTAGTCCAGGCACTTGAT
This window harbors:
- the CDHR4 gene encoding cadherin-related family member 4, coding for MVLLRPLVLLLALVVSDLHCLPWFINVSESQGPGTILQSFSFNCSSHTPTLELLHVQPPTTFFNPPSLTRWQGIYVGKMTLSSSARLDALTVNHYELQLRFTCGNHVMEGPLSVDVQRDPGRIQCAGRFASPAGEIIQVPETVTPGTRLYTLLLPGQGAQMSITSAQDPPYFPGPFSINGQGWLQAPSQGLKGQAQKVFQLQILVTFGQGRSCCGTLTVKVLPAPSSQVSFLQQAQNITIPENLVPGSKVVQVQARGFNVRYEILSPVPCRLFSIGRVDGVVRTTSPLELAQAPDAAVTRLRVKAFERLRPWASAELDFRVDVQSVNRWPPRCTPALLVTQIPETTPVGTVLNTFTCTDPDSPGSTLDYQLLFHSPAGAASLCLQDRVLEVNATLDCDTPGACFHHAASILVLDSGQPLMTTEVPVLVMVTPVNEFSPACVPRTFRVREDAGPHALLGSVVGKDMDYPHDSIEYSTPGGSATFAVDRLSGEVRLLGPLDYELQKLHRLTVLLTDHSQDQDPTCHRSGSCTITIEVEDVNDHAPECEPPFQELTIHTHLGRSMEVTRVSCQVPQEPQRLAFSYSIVGGNSRSQFSLQGAVLVHNDLMLGPSWPEQPHTYELLIRVADAGPSTPHLSTTATVIVHLVPWRASTVATSTHRATVTSMMTPLLVTDTEAFWQPEPWFVVVLTVTSALLLLALGWLLSRLLRGLAQVLQAPSKSTQALLLNSIQGTEGSVERFMEAPRMETPQAPSSVMSLHFDGRAQDPRTGRDYLFNTHTGARRWL